GGGGCAGTGGAAAGAGACGATTTCTTGGATAAAGACTCCCCTTGACTGGACCAATTAATGTTGTCTCCGTAATCTCTTGTATTTTTAATGGCACCTTCATCTTTATCATTCCTGGAAATAGAAATCGTCTCAAGGAAATGACTTTGctgtttttctctctctagctcCCAAAGTGATTCTAGTTCCAAAACCACATCGTCTGAAGAAGGCCGCTTAGAAGGATCCGCTCCCCAGCAACTTTGTATAAGAGACAGCAAACTCTTCGGAACGTGTGATCCAGTTTCAGCAAGAGCAGGTCGAAGACCAGAAGACACAATGGCAGCTGTAAGTTGCTGCTCTGTGTAATTCATCTCCAAAACAGTGTGAGCCTGCAATCCAGATATATGCACTGTGTCAGTAATGCCTTTATATGTACTTGAGCTACACATTAGCAATATACAAAAACAGTTCAAGAGCTTCTAACGGGCATGGTCATGTTAAAAAACGAAATGAGGGAAAAAATTTAAACCTGAGCTTCTGCACGAAGATCGGTATATGGAACAACTCCAGATAAAAGCTCACTGCAATGTCAAAGATGGAACATTACTTCACAAGCAAAGATCTTTTAGGAAGAAAGCTAAACACACCACAAACAAATTTAAGTATCTGAACGAAAAATGAATGcaagaaaattttcaatttgtaGTAAAGACAATTCTTACTTGATCAAAATCCCAAAGCTATAGATATCTGATTTCTCAGTATACATCTCTTTCCTTAGAATTTCAGGGGCCATGTAAATAAGTGTTCCAACCATATTCTTTTTGTGGAAACCACCGGTTGGCTTCCCAGACGATCTCCAGTTGTGTAGATTAACTTCTCGCAAATCCTTCTTGTATTCCGCTAAACCAAAGTCAGCAAGATATGGGGACAGCTTCTCGTCAAGCTGCATCAACAATCAAAAGCTTCCACATGAAATAAGCGTATAACAAGATATGAAAAACTCCAGATGATGGAAGAAGAGTATCATCATTACAAGAACATTAGCTGGTTTCACATCCCTATGAACAATCCCATTCTTGTGGAGATACTGCAATGCCTTAGCTGAAACATGAATGACACAGACTTCGGTTCATAAATGTATCGATTGAGAATCCATCATCACAAGGAGATAAGTCATATACCCAACTGAAGCGTGATCGTTAGCACTTGATCAACACTAGGAGACCACTCCTCCACGTGTAACTTCTCAGCTAAGGTCCCAGCCTCATAGAACTCAAAGAAAAACAAGTAATTTGGAGGCTTGGCGTGTGCTGCCACTAGCTTAGCCACACCTGGATGATCAAGATTGCTTcaccaaatcaaaagaaaaaaaaatcagacttTGTGTTGAAATGTGGTAAAGTAAGAAACTTTTTCAAATGGGTCCAAAGAGATATACCATAAGAGCTGTAAATGCTTGTGGAACTTGTCTAGGTCATCGGAAGTAGATAAGATTGGCTTCTTCGCGGCGACTCTTCTGCCGTTGAGGGTCGCTTCGTAGACCACACTCTCTGATCCTGAAAAAGCAATGCCCCACACCAATCGAATTCAGAACCGGAGGTAGACGGAAAGAGAGGTGAGAGAGAAGAAGCAGTTACCTCTAGCGATTGGGGAGAGAAGagtgaaggaagaaggagagaggTGAAGAGGAATCGATTCACTGGTGCAGCATCCTCTAACGCAGGTGTTTGGTTCCACGATTTCCATCGCCATTTTTATCGGTGCCGGAAGAACGAAGCTCAATGGTGATCGATCCAGTGGTGATGACGACAATCGATTGAGAAAATGCATGCCGTTTCTTGTGAATAAGACACAGACAAATCGTGCCGTTTTTGTTGGTTTTCTTATCTTTTTGACTTTTCAATAAACGAGGAAAATCCCTTACCCGTTTAGGTGGCGACGCGTGTCATTCATCCCGTGACTTGTCACTTTCTTTCCTTAAGACCATGATTAAGCAGGGTTCTTATAATGAAGTTCTTAGAAAAAGTTAAGAAAAGTTatgaaacagtttcttaacttctgATAAGAACCCATCGTAAGaaccgggttaatcatgctctaagatgATCTCTCCCTTCTTCTCTGTGGAATAATTCAGTTAGGGTTTTGCAGATCAGAAGAGAAAAGCCTCGAGAAGACGATGATGATGCTAGGAGGCGTTCAATCTCCGAGGAAACGAGAACAGTGGAGTGATCGAGAGTCTCGCTCGATTTGCCATACAAGAGCATAACAACAAAGAGGTCTTTGATGATTCCTCTGTTTTTTGGTTATAGATCCTAAGGAAATTTATGACAAGAATCTTTGTCTGATTGTTTCCGGGTAAGTGCAGAACAAGGTTCTTCAGTTCAAGAAGATTGTTAAGGCAAGAGAACAAGTAGTTGCAGGAAAGATGTACCACTTAACCCTAGAAGCAAACGAAGGTGGCAAGACTAAGAACTTCGAAGCCAAAGTCTGGGTGAAGCCACAGATGAACTTCAAGCAGTTGCAAGAGTTTAAGGAGTCCTCCTCTTGAAGTTCCCTTCTTCAAAGGTAATTCAAATGTTTCTGTTAATTCTCTAGAATAAATAAGCCTAAGATAGCTTTGTTCCAGACCAGTGTGTGCATAAGAAGAAACCTGAAGTTAATGTAAatatgtcataaaaaaaaacttgttctGTTTTCGTGAAATTTGCTTTATGTATATGGCTTGtgaagaaccctaagatagggaggatcactttagctgggtgttggatatgatccgagaaggcaaacggctcttctggaactgagatggattgaaaggatcgtcaagagatgcggaatgactcttgatatacccacgatctaaggctaaccaccaaaaaaagaatgaatgtgttggctaaccaccaaacaacacacaaagatgaattggctgaccaccaaatcaacaagccggttcacaccaatgaactagctaaagaactctctctctcactcagagaagaaacaaaataaacaaccaaaactgaactgaTTTTATGAAATgtattacatatttatagtgttttgtagatctaggaattaaatGAAAAAGTAGATCTAgctctagatctagatctagtcaTAATACGAAAATAAAGAGATAAGACTAGACAAGGTGACTGTTCGGCTTCTGTCCAGATTCGTTGTATCCTGAAGCATGAACCGCGGTAAGGAGAACGACGGATGTGGGACTGTCCGTATGAACCACCATGTCCAGATCATGAACCATACTGGACCAAGTGTGTCCTATGTCTTCAGATAGGTgaaggatccttgccttagtgagatttggctgatcaaagtgCATGAACTGATCAAAAGGGTCGATCAGTCCATCAGTACGGTCGCCGGTACGTGCAGTATGAGGCAATCGAGCCAAAAGagagaagtctcgatcattttgtgaaacctcatgatccaagtcaagtctggcatgatctttctcaaatCTGGCATGacccaagtcaagtctggtacggtgaaaaacatgaaccttgATTGAAATGTTTagaacgtcctgaactccatgctgagctggttccatgtaatgatccATGGACTGCGGCACATCAGCTTGTCTGTTTATTCATTAGGcattcggttcggatcgggtttttcggattcaGCCTCCTAAGGCCATTGGGGTTTTATATATGTTCGGGTCGGGTTTGATTAATAATACAAAGATCATTAAACTCAATGACAAATGACAACAACTAATCTCATCAAAAGTTTTAGATGATAAAAACCTCAAAAGAAACAAGTATACAAGAAATAGAGCAAGACCATAAGCATTACTGGCAGCAACAGCAGAAGTACGAAGACAGAGACATTTACATTTCATAAGGCACACGTTTATACAGATCAGAAGGCAACCGAGGCGTTGCCACGGCTTGAACAGGAACACGCATGTAAGTAACGAGTCCAGGGTTTTCAGACATGTCAATCTCATCTGCTTTAGTCCCTTGAGGCGGTGTCCAAACGAAATGGTGAAGCAAATGACTCATCATAGACGTCACCAGGTTAATCCCAAGTTGTGCACCGGGACAAACCCTTCTTCCTGCTCCGAACGGAAGCAGCCTAAAATCATGACCTTTCATGTCAACATCTTCTTCCAAGAACCTCTCTGGTCTAAACTCTAATGGATTTTTCCACACGGCCGGATCTCTAGCCACCGCCCAAACGTTCACATGGACGTTTGAGCCTTTGGGAATGTCGTAGCCTCCGATCTTGACGTGTGCGTTGGATCTGTGAGGAAGCATTAGAGGCGTTGGAGGGTGGAGTCTGAATGATTCTTTAACCACGCATTGGAGGTAGGGTAAGCGTGAGAAGTCTGGCTCGGTTAAGACCCGGTCTAGTCCAACAACTCTGTCGAATTCTTCTTGTACCTTTTGTTGCACCCTTGGATTCTTGATCATCTCTGCCATGGCCCATTCTGCTGTTATAGCTGTTGTGTCCATCCCCGCTGTGATCATATCCTGCACACACACATACCATTTACCAAACGTGAGCAACAAGTAATCTACATTAATCAAAGGGTTTAAATGGTTGCAGCGCCTATCACTGTCCTATGCAATTGAAACATTATTTCAAAACCCCAAAATTTAAAcgataatttatataaatatacgttcccaaattattaaaattactaCTAAATTGCCTATATCCttcaaaatatagtttaaatgGTCCATACCGTTCTATATAGCGGTTAGATATGCACCGTTTTAGCAACTATTCAAGCCTGAAGATTCAAAatgtatttcaattttttttttatataagcaCTATAACGTACCCATAGAAGACCAATGATGGTGTCTTCACTAAGATCATACTGATCCTTTAACGTAAGCAACGCGTCAACGAAATGCTGCTTAGCTCCACTAGACTTTTGACGGGCCAAAGCGTGTTCCTCCATGATAGCTCGCGTGAGGATATCACGGCGAGCTCCGTGCTTAGCAAAAGCCTTCTCATCGGCTGGAAACATCCACCGGAGCCAGGGGATGTGTTCAGCTATCGACAGTGAAGCACCAAGCTTTAGACCGTTGGATACAATGGCCTTGAACTCAAGCCCTTGCTCGTCCATCACACCTTCTGCGTTCACAAAACGCTTCCCAAACGCTAGCCGCGTTATGTTGTTGAAGGCAACCGCTCCTAAGTACTTCCTCAGTTGTAATCCTTTCACTCTGTTCTCTGAGGAAAATAAATTCAGtatagaaaaatcattattttaaacaaatagAAATTGAACAAAACATTTAATCCTTAAGTttacaattaattattattatctataatgcattaaaaattaaaaactgaaacaaCTTTAGAAATACTTATCTTTCTGAAACATAAggagttttctttttttgaacataACTACATAAggagtatatataaatatataaatcaggTGCATACATTAATAATGCCATAATtagattattaatataaatcagAATGTATACATTAATAATGCCATAACtagattatttattaatataaatcatactattcaaaaataaagtcaacataaataaatatgacGTTGATCACAAGAAAAATAGAGCATAAACATATATCATTTCTGCCGCTAAAGAGTAAAGGTAACGCGTGGCTTACAATATTTCCACACAAACCATATCTACAAAAAGACTACGTACCAGGAAGGTTACAGTCTCTAAAGACGGACTCGACCATGGCAGTAACCTCATCTTCACGGATAGGTCTAAGAGACTCGAGTCTTTTTGGTGTGAAGAGCTCAAGCGTGCACACTTTTCTAACCTTCACGTAGTGGGGACCATAATCAGCCCATATCAGATCCTGACCGTTGCGGCTGAATGCTTCTGTGGATCTGTTCCGGTGACGGTCGGCGAGTTTCTGGTCGTACTCTTTGAGGACTTCTTTGGCTAGCTCGGCGCTTGATACGACCACGTTTAAGATAGAACCGATCCAGACCGATATGATTGGTCCGTAGGTTTGAGCCCACTCATAGTAGCATCTGAACCGGACAGGTTTTATGTCGTAGAGGTTACCGACGATAGGCTTAGGTCGTGGGCCTGGTGGGAGCTTGAATCTCAGACGTTGGATAAGGTTGTATGAGACGACGGCAGCGACAATCGCCGCCGCTATAAGAAACCACGACATGGGGTTTGTTGAACTTGTATTGTTGTTCGAAAAGAGATGAAAAGTAAATCGAATTCACTTCTAGAATTCTAGGTGGGTGTGGTCGAGACTTTGGTTTATATTAGGGTGGGGGTTGGTGAAccgatttattttgtttgttttaaagtaataaatatggatatatttattgtttttagcAAACTACAAAATATGGAAATAAATCGCAAGGTTCAGGGCATAATAATTACACTAATATCTTACATGATTTGTCAACggttgaattttgtttttcaatgtATAACAATGCAAAATGTTGTAGACtagcaaaatgttttttttactgCATCAGTGTATAAACACATGCATTTAGCAAGGTCTTAATGAGGAAATGCACGTGAACAACAAAGATTAGGGCACTAGCTCTCTCTAAACATATTTGTTTACGAAAGTAGAATACAAATCAGCTTTGTTATAGTATCTATCTTCTTCGAAAATAGAAAAGTATAATCCATAATAATTACTAAACTAGTATTGTTGCCATcattaaaattcttaatttcTCAAATTATTCCATTGTTTAGTGGTCCAACGACGGTAATAGATCTTTATTTTgctgttttatatttaaatctatgtttaaaatgttttattttctaatttgcaatttcataaataaaatctatttaaaaaaaaaatcttttttttaaaaactctaaATAAGAGACTTGCAATGGAGGCGCTAATTGTACGGGTTTCCTAGTTAGGTCTCTAATCTCACTTTAACTAATTAAAAGTACTAAAGAATTCTTTAGAGACCCAAATAGGGGTTTTAGGATAAAGATGCTTTAAACcggtgggttttttttttttttttaaacacctCTAAGACGGTGGTTACAACAAGCATTTTGATAGCGAGTGGGGAAGCGTAGGAAGGTTTAGTTTTGGGGTTGGTGTGAGGATGAAGTAGAGAGGGTTGGTGTGCGATCCGACCAAACATAACTGCTTGCGATAGTTGATTTAGACTCACTCATTACAaacctttgttttttttgcccaTAGGATTTTCAACAACAGCAAATAAAGATTTAATCAGTTTTAAAAGAGATAATTATATTTCAGATAATAGTCTAATAAAGATTTAATCAGTTTTAAAAGAGATAATTATATTTGCCTTtgtttcaaaaccaaaaaaaaaaaaatagagaaaggaAAACACAGCAAGGTTTGAGAGAGTCAGTGTTGTATGTTGAGTGGTGGGACCAGAGGAGTAGGTGGGTGTGTTTGGTGAAACgtaaagtttatttatttttattttttttttcataatattgaCTGTTATAGGCGAGTTCAATGAATCATGCAATCTTtgttaaacatattttattttattcttcgtctaagtttttttttttaatattaataaagggGTTAAACCCAAAAACACAGTCCGAGACCCaaccaaacaaaaccaaacaaaaaacccaaaatccTATGGGCCACTAAGATAAGTTAACGGGTCTGAGGCCCAAACCAAACTCGGCCGATAGGCCCGCGCGTCAAGGAAGCAGGACGCGTGAAAGGATAAGACCCCATCAGCACGACACGCGTCTCTTCCGCCTCGACTTGACCACCACCATCTCGAGACGTCGCCGGAGCTCCACCACCGCAAACCTCGAGCTCAGAAACACCGAAGAGCCTCCATCGAGGCCAACTCTTCTCTTCCACGCTTTGTCTTCACTTCGGAGAGCTTCATCGATCCAATCGAGAGCTCATCCGACAGAACAAAGCATTTGGAACCACGAACCAAGCAACACACTCAAAGCACCAACGGGATCCAAAACCGATCCAAGTAACTGAGACAAACTAAAGCCGGCGACGCAAGACTGAGGGAGCCTTCACCTCCCGGAGACAAAACCGACAACAGCGGATCTGAAGAAGCGTCCACCTCCCGGAGACAAAGCCGGCGGCGACGGAGCTGTAGGAGCCTCCCCCTCCCAGAAAAGAAACATCAACTGACTAAGAAACAATTAGCTTCACCGCGCCAAACCTCACAACGACCGCGTCTTTACTCCAACTTTAGATCCGCTTCGGAGGGGATCTGAACCAGAGCTCAGACAAGGCGGAGAATAGAGGAGATGAAGGAGAAGCGCAAGCCCCACATCGTAAGAATATCTCGAGGGGCTCCGACGACGGCACgcacgctcacgcgccggccgcTCGCCGGACCCAAACTttagatctactttctctcgaTTCAGTGAGTGTTTAAAGAGAAGAATCTTTGTTAAACATATTACatgcagtttttttttctctttaatcaCCATAAAATGCAGACTATATCTTTTATTGAATTTACATATATGATTGGTTTGTCGCTCTATTGATGAATTAGTCAGCTTAAGTTATATTTATTAACACCATTAATGTTGAAAGTTATAGTCTGCATTTTCGCTACAAATATCTTTGTTGGGTTAGTGTACTTGGATCCGATTTTGAATCTAACATTTGGAGAATGAATTATGGCCAAATTTAAAGAGATTATTGACTGAAATTCTATATCTTCAAATTTTAACTTTTCTTCAATATTTGGTGGGCTCTAGGTTTCGAACCGAAGAGAAGAAATTTATTGGGCCTGAGCCGAGACACATCAATAGCAATTGGTATTGGTTTAATTTGCAGTTTTGTAGTTAAGAAATTGCTTTGTTGACTTGGAGTTTATGATCGACTTGCAAACTTGATCACATTttcactttgtttttttttctagctTAAAATACAAGTGGatttaattaagttttaatagtataaatttttggaaaaacaatttatttttatcccACACTTATATTCCATGTTTTTATGGGTTGATGTAAAATTTAGTAGCACATATTTTTATCACTCACAATTAATTTatactctatttttttgttaaaaaatataattaacaaagataaatatataataaaaaagaacttgatataatatattaaaactatgtTTTATGTGTAATTCAAAATAATgatcaaaataaacaaataaataaggGGAAAATGAATTTATCtaagtattttaaatttaaaaatatttttagattatggTGAAAATAGCTTTTAAAAATTGATGTGATGAAGGTAACAAGTGTTTGACTTTGTAGAAAGTGGTTAAACGCTTTGATTCTTAGCATCTATCATATGTTTGGCTGATTAGGTTagatttgtttttatgtttatagaaattttttaattttcaatctTTTGATAATCATATTTTCGGCTTCCAAGAATGTAAATTCATCTTTTTGTATGTCATATCTTTTTggcaaagaaaatgaaaaaaaaaacctttgacATGTTATGAATGATTTATTTCCAgataatataattaagtatGAGTTTGGTTTGTGTATGGCTTGTACAAATTAAAGTTTGCAATTAAGatgatttcattttcttaaaCATTAATATTTCATACCATGTTATACTAGCTTATTAATCTGGCTTCAAAATACTTTCATttgcttttaaaaatatttcaacagAAAATAGTTTCTTAATTACCCATCACAAATTTATGATAATCTGAAGTATAGtcttgattaaaaaataatcttGCAATAATAAATGATTcgttgaatttttttcatatagcCAAAAGATAAAATTAAGAATACAacatatagaataaaaaaattgaagtgaCTAATAATCAATATCAAATTAAAGTCCAAAAAGGTGCTTTGTTCTTCATGaaacttacaaaaaaatatacatcaaaaacattttattcCATGTAAAACATgttgtattttatgttttttcattAAGAACTTATTTAAATGATATGTTGATTTATTCATTAAGAttatacaaattaaattttagattaaaaattcaaaaacttaaataaaaaagtaaacatcaaactattttaaataaaatccaatgaataaactaaaaatctaaagttgtgtattttttatgttgaaagtaatattttatattaaattgtatataaaatataatgtcctatatagaataaaatataatggTGTTGTATGTGAAACATATATAGCAAAACTAAGAAAATTGTGTTCATTCATATGAGATATGAATCTCTCATATTgacatttatttggtttgttaaTATTAAACCTTGTTTGATTTGTATATAAACATTTGACATAACTATAAATGACATTTTACAGATAATTGGTTAGTGCTTGGCTTGTACAAACAGAAGTTTGGAAATAGAGTTTCAACACCTATCAACCTTCtgtatatgatttcaatttctTAAATAGCTATATCTTGTACCACACTATCGTAACTTCTTAATGtggtttcaaaaatattttcattgcatttttaaatttgaacatGATCAATAGTTTCTTCATTCACTATTACCAATTCATGATattctgaaaatatatttttggttagaAACTAATTTTGCAATAATAAATGATACATAGACGGAACAATTcacataaacaaataataaagaaaaaaaagaatatagcagataaaaaaattcaagtggCTAACCATATACATATGAAAATAAAGTCCAAACAAAATTTAATCACATTTTGTTCTTCATGAAATTTACCAAACATATAAGTATACAACAACAAACTATTTTATCATATGTAGAACATGTTTAGTGTACATTTTCTAATTATTATAGTTATACATGACTAAATTTAGATTCAAAATCCAAAACTCTAGATCGATAAACATTAATCCATTTAAACAAATccttataaataaattcaaaatatcgTATTTCTTAATGTTGAAGAGTtaatatattacaaaaattgtatataaaattgaataCGATTGTgttatatgtggatgattttttttactttaatatcACATATTagttttcatataatttatacttttcaaacaAAGTTGTgaatttgaataatttttatttttaaagactaaaataaattacaatataaaaaaaattaaataaaagaaaaatactaaattaaaaattaatatatgtatatactataCTGGATATAATAGCCAATTTTCTGTTCATCACATTatttttggttgtttttgtGCTTATTGATAATTCTtctaaattaatgaaaattaatAGTTAATACATTTATTAGTTTCTATGTGAAAGCTTGTAAACCAACATCTATGAAAAACATAAATAGAGGAAATACAATCTTTGttatgtattttcattaaatgtACAATATAATGGTATGTAGCAGTTGGATATGAATACCAAATGCAGTGATTTACATATATGCTTATAGCTAGTTAATGATCAAAATGGATGGTTCATTAATCCTTGGTTACTCCAGAGAGTCAAAACTATAAATAGAACTTTTGAAGCAGGGGAAGGAATT
This region of Brassica napus cultivar Da-Ae chromosome C5, Da-Ae, whole genome shotgun sequence genomic DNA includes:
- the LOC106352765 gene encoding protein kinase and PP2C-like domain-containing protein isoform X1, with translation MHFLNRLSSSPLDRSPLSFVLPAPIKMAMEIVEPNTCVRGCCTSESIPLHLSPSSFTLLSPIARGSESVVYEATLNGRRVAAKKPILSTSDDLDKFHKHLQLLCNLDHPGVAKLVAAHAKPPNYLFFFEFYEAGTLAEKLHVEEWSPSVDQVLTITLQLAKALQYLHKNGIVHRDVKPANVLLDEKLSPYLADFGLAEYKKDLREVNLHNWRSSGKPTGGFHKKNMVGTLIYMAPEILRKEMYTEKSDIYSFGILINELLSGVVPYTDLRAEAQAHTVLEMNYTEQQLTAAIVSSGLRPALAETGSHVPKSLLSLIQSCWGADPSKRPSSDDVVLELESLWELEREKQQSHFLETISISRNDKDEGAIKNTRDYGDNINWSSQGESLSKKSSLSTAPDLKSWSSSTDDSSRYVPIVSCGSFATCGKRESMEDTHFLMPHMCNEENIHLFAIFDGHRGAAAAEFSAKALPGLIQSLSSTSVEEALSQAFVRTDLAFRNELQSHRQSNRVSQKDCHPGCTAIASLLVDNKIFVANVGDSRAILCRAGSPFALSKAHLATCIEERNRVIGEGGRIEWLVDTWRVAPAGLQVTRSIGDDDLKPAVTAEPEISETILSPDDEFLVMASDGLWDVMNDEEVIGIIRDTVKEPSMCSKRLATEAAARGSGDNITVIVVFLRPVSTAERIY
- the LOC106352765 gene encoding protein kinase and PP2C-like domain-containing protein isoform X2 encodes the protein MHFLNRLSSSPLDRSPLSFVLPAPIKMAMEIVEPNTCVRGCCTSESIPLHLSPSSFTLLSPIARGSESVVYEATLNGRRVAAKKPILSTSDDLDKFHKHLQLLCNLDHPGVAKLVAAHAKPPNYLFFFEFYEAGTLAEKLHVEEWSPSVDQVLTITLQLAKALQYLHKNGIVHRDVKPANVLLDEKLSPYLADFGLAEYKKDLREVNLHNWRSSGKPTGGFHKKNMVGTLIYMAPEILRKEMYTEKSDIYSFGILINELLSGVVPYTDLRAEAQAHTVLEMNYTEQQLTAAIVSSGLRPALAETGSHVPKSLLSLIQSCWGADPSKRPSSDDVVLELESLWELEREKQQSHFLETISISRNDKDEGAIKNTRDYGDNINWSSQGESLSKKSSLSTAPDLKSWSSSTDDSSRYVPIVSCGSFATCGKRESMEDTHFLMPHMCNEENIHLFAIFDGHRGAAAAEFSAKALPGLIQSLSSTSVEEALSQAFVRTDLAFRNELQSHRQSNRVSQKDCHPGCTAIASLLVDNKIFVANVGDSRAILCRAGSPFALSTSCNLH
- the LOC106352767 gene encoding cytochrome P450 98A3-like codes for the protein MSWFLIAAAIVAAVVSYNLIQRLRFKLPPGPRPKPIVGNLYDIKPVRFRCYYEWAQTYGPIISVWIGSILNVVVSSAELAKEVLKEYDQKLADRHRNRSTEAFSRNGQDLIWADYGPHYVKVRKVCTLELFTPKRLESLRPIREDEVTAMVESVFRDCNLPENRVKGLQLRKYLGAVAFNNITRLAFGKRFVNAEGVMDEQGLEFKAIVSNGLKLGASLSIAEHIPWLRWMFPADEKAFAKHGARRDILTRAIMEEHALARQKSSGAKQHFVDALLTLKDQYDLSEDTIIGLLWDMITAGMDTTAITAEWAMAEMIKNPRVQQKVQEEFDRVVGLDRVLTEPDFSRLPYLQCVVKESFRLHPPTPLMLPHRSNAHVKIGGYDIPKGSNVHVNVWAVARDPAVWKNPLEFRPERFLEEDVDMKGHDFRLLPFGAGRRVCPGAQLGINLVTSMMSHLLHHFVWTPPQGTKADEIDMSENPGLVTYMRVPVQAVATPRLPSDLYKRVPYEM